A portion of the Thioflavicoccus mobilis 8321 genome contains these proteins:
- the brxL gene encoding BREX system Lon protease-like protein BrxL yields MDALDTKLNEVFSGRVVRKDLVQQVKKGTNVPTFVLEFLLAKYCASNDPDEIAAGIEATLEYLARHYVRPDESNKAQSTVQQKGTHKYVDKVHVRHVEKEKRHWAAMENFNSQRIAINQKFYKDNDRLLEGGLWAEVTVGYNDVEDDNYAFYVEDLRPIQLSRFDFDRYLEGRARFTRDEWMDIVLRSVGLKPSKLSPRLKLHFIARLLPLVEPNYNFIELGPRGTGKSYFFSEFSPYATLVSGGQATKATLFYNNARGKVGLVGFWDAVAFDEVAGIKIKDQDAIQIMKDYMANGRFSRGVEVIANASMAFVGNIDESIHQLVNSTEHDLFLPLPAALDLAVMDRFYCYLPGWEIPKNSSAYLTGAFGFITDYLAEAFHHLFKQTNRYEYVNSHIRLGPAVEGRDEKGIKKTVAAFLKILHPGGAPEPAELEEYVAYAVEARRRVKEQMNKRKPDDEFARINLSYFGADGSEVVVYCPESKGAPATQSPSRRTLDRGAEARAPTASTVEGPAEIQLTRPAAVPDDEQAAPEHPREPELKEQHFTILYGDTGYTYDSLIGPYLAGARSVTIEDPYIRAPHQIANFVRFCETVSKTPGVRSVTLVTSYDDQTNLADLNDKLGELKQSLMEVDIVLEIRINEKLHDREIRLDNGWIIKLGRGLDFYQKPESWFAIGASDFSLRKCLETKVDIFREAPRSND; encoded by the coding sequence ATGGACGCATTGGATACCAAGCTCAACGAGGTCTTTTCCGGCCGGGTGGTGCGCAAGGACTTGGTCCAGCAGGTCAAGAAGGGCACCAATGTGCCGACCTTCGTGCTGGAGTTCCTGCTGGCCAAGTACTGCGCGAGCAACGATCCGGACGAGATCGCCGCGGGTATCGAGGCGACCCTGGAGTATCTGGCGCGCCACTACGTCCGCCCAGACGAGAGCAACAAGGCCCAATCGACGGTGCAGCAGAAGGGAACCCACAAGTACGTGGACAAGGTGCATGTGCGCCACGTGGAGAAGGAGAAGCGGCACTGGGCGGCGATGGAGAACTTCAACTCCCAGCGCATCGCGATCAATCAGAAGTTCTACAAGGACAACGACCGGCTGCTGGAGGGCGGTCTGTGGGCCGAGGTGACAGTCGGCTACAACGACGTCGAGGACGACAACTACGCCTTCTACGTCGAGGACCTGCGGCCGATCCAGCTCTCGCGGTTCGACTTCGACCGCTATCTGGAGGGACGTGCCCGGTTCACCCGTGACGAGTGGATGGACATCGTCCTGCGCTCGGTCGGGCTGAAGCCTTCGAAGCTGAGTCCTCGGCTCAAGCTGCACTTCATCGCCCGCCTCCTGCCCCTGGTGGAGCCGAACTACAACTTCATCGAGCTGGGGCCGCGGGGGACCGGCAAGTCCTATTTCTTCAGCGAGTTCTCGCCCTACGCGACCCTGGTCAGCGGCGGTCAGGCCACCAAGGCGACGCTCTTCTACAACAACGCCCGCGGCAAGGTGGGTCTGGTCGGGTTCTGGGACGCGGTGGCCTTCGACGAGGTGGCCGGGATCAAGATCAAGGATCAGGACGCGATCCAGATCATGAAGGACTACATGGCCAACGGCCGATTCTCTCGCGGGGTGGAGGTCATCGCCAATGCCAGCATGGCCTTCGTCGGCAACATCGACGAGTCGATCCATCAGTTGGTCAACTCCACCGAGCACGACCTCTTCCTGCCCCTGCCGGCTGCCCTGGATCTGGCGGTGATGGACCGCTTCTACTGCTACCTGCCGGGCTGGGAGATCCCGAAAAACAGCAGCGCCTACCTCACCGGGGCCTTCGGGTTCATCACCGACTACCTGGCCGAGGCCTTCCATCATCTCTTCAAGCAGACGAACCGCTACGAGTACGTCAACAGCCATATCCGTTTGGGCCCCGCGGTGGAGGGGCGCGACGAGAAGGGGATCAAGAAGACCGTCGCCGCCTTCCTGAAGATCCTGCATCCGGGCGGCGCGCCGGAGCCGGCGGAGCTGGAGGAGTATGTCGCCTATGCCGTGGAGGCGCGCCGACGCGTCAAGGAGCAGATGAACAAGCGGAAGCCCGATGACGAGTTTGCCAGGATCAATCTGTCCTATTTCGGCGCCGATGGCTCGGAGGTCGTCGTCTACTGTCCCGAGTCGAAGGGTGCACCGGCGACCCAGTCACCTTCACGCCGAACCCTGGATAGGGGAGCGGAGGCGCGGGCGCCGACAGCGTCAACAGTCGAAGGCCCGGCAGAGATCCAACTGACTCGGCCAGCGGCCGTGCCTGACGACGAGCAGGCGGCACCCGAGCACCCGCGAGAACCCGAGCTGAAGGAGCAGCATTTCACCATCCTGTACGGAGACACCGGATATACCTACGACTCACTGATTGGCCCCTACCTGGCTGGGGCCCGGTCCGTCACGATCGAGGACCCCTATATCCGGGCGCCGCACCAGATCGCGAACTTCGTGCGGTTCTGCGAGACGGTGAGCAAGACCCCCGGCGTTCGCTCAGTCACCCTGGTCACGAGCTACGACGATCAAACCAACCTGGCCGATCTGAACGACAAGCTGGGGGAGCTCAAGCAGAGTCTGATGGAGGTCGACATCGTTCTGGAGATCCGGATCAACGAGAAGCTGCACGACCGGGAGATCCGCCTGGACAACGGCTGGATCATCAAGCTCGGGCGGGGGCTGGACTTCTACCAGAAACCCGAGAGCTGGTTCGCGATCGGGGCAAGCGATTTCAGCCTGCGTAAGTGCCTGGAGACCAAGGTCGATATCTTCAGGGAGGCGCCTCGTAGCAATGACTGA
- a CDS encoding PglZ domain-containing protein produces the protein MKIRDYIQDQLRERLAAAECLVLYDAQGRYRELALGLAGPDCTVVDTSESSIQGRAEAMAAWLALGDAAPGSRQLLVYVPRKKPLADRECQADPFQTFALGGDTFPRGEGDSYLSLCLQAMPDHEASVYALFEGGAPPTFETVDALDSGATWPKLRTLLEVESPREILVGLLSPTDRQGPALQADQGWLGEYREFAQAALGLSSHIKVGGWADVREELARFVLFSEFVLDLPGDPPGNLPSALAAVPRADPHRRPLIYAVCDYLRDARTHQDVYIELANAVSRELNLPVQMAQTQEFGSRDTFLFEERAYLKRCGVAAGGGDLDTARTIVEQRRRSIWAQSEERGAAWVIADRGLEMLQAVIDLEAELGGLKKGLAALVDFYADRARLADSLHRSFERTVHDAYGQTEGLEDLIESARHRHRAFSDALQKRFMQAVREEGWPVSGFTRHTQVFDQFVAPVLAEQRRIALLMVDALRYELAAELATRLPQGMKARLDKALGQIPTITSVGMAALLPGADGKLALVRENGELVPTIGSKRVNGPTERVDYVRGIYGDRVAAVSLDDLLKAPRYRPKLKETVHLLLVKTTEIDTAGENMSGAALGVMQGVLEKFLRAVKILGEMGFERAVFAADHGFVLLGEQLPGDKVEKPQGEWTLSKVRCLMGSGSGSGSGAPAKGVACLRKEDLGVRGDLTHLAVPESLGAFVTGQTFMHSGVSLPECLVPVVTVDLAAETPAGRSAARLQLQYRGGKTDRITTRRPMIEVVLFLQQDLFGAETLRFSLEAKAGKRLVGQVAASANVDPATGLVVIEPGAAVKIPLRMDEKFEGDFTVVAIDPVTQVTYDTLKLKTDYLD, from the coding sequence ATGAAAATCAGGGACTACATCCAAGACCAGCTCCGCGAGCGCCTCGCCGCGGCCGAGTGCCTGGTCCTCTACGATGCGCAGGGGCGCTATCGCGAGCTGGCCCTCGGCCTGGCCGGGCCGGACTGCACCGTGGTCGATACCTCGGAGAGCAGCATCCAGGGCAGGGCCGAGGCGATGGCGGCCTGGCTCGCCTTGGGGGACGCGGCCCCAGGGTCGCGGCAACTGCTGGTCTACGTCCCGCGCAAGAAGCCGCTGGCAGATCGCGAGTGTCAGGCAGACCCCTTTCAGACCTTCGCCCTTGGCGGTGACACCTTTCCTCGGGGCGAGGGGGACAGCTACCTGTCGCTCTGTCTTCAGGCGATGCCGGACCACGAGGCCAGCGTCTACGCCCTGTTCGAGGGCGGGGCGCCGCCGACCTTCGAGACGGTGGACGCCCTGGACTCCGGCGCGACCTGGCCGAAGCTGAGGACCCTGTTGGAGGTCGAGTCGCCGCGGGAGATCCTGGTGGGGCTGCTCTCGCCGACGGATCGTCAGGGCCCCGCGCTACAGGCCGATCAGGGATGGCTCGGCGAGTATCGGGAGTTCGCGCAGGCGGCCCTGGGGCTCAGTTCCCACATCAAGGTCGGCGGCTGGGCGGACGTCCGCGAGGAGTTGGCCCGTTTCGTTCTGTTCAGCGAGTTTGTGCTCGATCTCCCCGGGGACCCGCCCGGCAATCTTCCGTCTGCGCTCGCAGCGGTGCCGCGGGCGGACCCGCATCGCCGGCCCCTGATCTACGCGGTCTGCGACTACTTGCGCGATGCCCGAACACACCAGGATGTCTACATCGAGCTGGCCAACGCTGTGAGTCGTGAGCTGAATCTCCCGGTGCAGATGGCACAGACCCAAGAATTTGGGTCCCGGGACACCTTCCTGTTCGAGGAGCGGGCCTATCTGAAGCGCTGCGGTGTCGCCGCGGGCGGTGGCGATCTGGACACGGCGCGGACCATCGTCGAGCAGCGGCGCCGCTCGATCTGGGCTCAGTCCGAGGAGCGCGGCGCGGCCTGGGTCATCGCCGATCGTGGCCTGGAGATGCTCCAAGCGGTGATCGACCTGGAGGCGGAGTTGGGCGGACTGAAGAAGGGGCTCGCCGCACTCGTCGATTTCTACGCCGACCGCGCTCGGCTTGCCGACAGCCTGCATCGCAGCTTCGAGCGCACCGTCCACGATGCCTATGGCCAGACGGAGGGGCTGGAAGACCTGATCGAGTCGGCGCGGCACCGTCATCGCGCCTTCAGCGATGCCTTGCAGAAGCGCTTCATGCAGGCGGTGCGAGAGGAGGGGTGGCCGGTCTCGGGCTTCACCCGACACACTCAGGTGTTCGACCAGTTCGTGGCCCCGGTATTGGCGGAGCAGCGGCGCATCGCTCTGCTCATGGTCGACGCGCTGCGCTATGAGCTGGCGGCAGAGCTGGCGACCAGGCTCCCGCAGGGGATGAAGGCCCGATTGGACAAGGCGCTGGGGCAGATCCCGACCATCACCTCGGTCGGCATGGCCGCCTTGCTGCCGGGCGCCGACGGCAAGCTGGCGCTGGTCAGAGAAAATGGCGAGCTGGTGCCCACCATCGGTTCCAAGCGCGTGAACGGCCCCACCGAGCGGGTCGACTACGTGCGTGGGATCTATGGTGATCGTGTCGCCGCCGTCTCGCTCGACGACCTGCTGAAGGCGCCGCGCTATCGGCCCAAGCTCAAGGAGACCGTCCATCTGCTCCTGGTGAAGACGACCGAGATCGATACGGCCGGGGAGAACATGTCCGGCGCGGCCTTGGGCGTCATGCAGGGGGTCCTGGAGAAGTTTCTCCGGGCGGTGAAGATCCTCGGAGAGATGGGCTTCGAGCGGGCGGTCTTCGCCGCCGACCATGGCTTCGTGCTCCTCGGCGAGCAGCTCCCTGGGGACAAGGTCGAGAAGCCCCAGGGGGAGTGGACCCTGTCGAAGGTTCGCTGCCTGATGGGATCAGGCTCGGGATCGGGCTCGGGGGCCCCCGCCAAGGGGGTTGCGTGCCTTCGCAAAGAGGATCTCGGAGTGCGCGGGGATCTCACCCACCTGGCGGTGCCCGAAAGCCTGGGCGCCTTCGTCACCGGACAGACCTTCATGCACAGCGGGGTCTCGCTGCCCGAGTGTCTGGTGCCGGTGGTGACCGTGGATCTTGCCGCTGAGACCCCGGCCGGCCGTTCCGCCGCGCGGCTTCAGCTCCAGTACCGGGGCGGCAAGACGGATCGAATCACCACGCGCCGGCCGATGATCGAGGTCGTGCTGTTCCTCCAGCAGGATCTCTTCGGCGCCGAGACCTTGCGCTTCAGCCTGGAGGCGAAGGCCGGCAAGCGACTGGTCGGCCAGGTGGCCGCAAGTGCCAATGTCGACCCGGCCACCGGCCTGGTGGTCATCGAGCCCGGGGCTGCGGTGAAGATCCCCCTGCGGATGGACGAAAAATTCGAGGGCGATTTCACCGTGGTCGCGATCGATCCGGTGACCCAGGTGACCTACGACACCTTGAAGTTGAAGACCGATTACCTGGACTAG
- a CDS encoding DUF3368 domain-containing protein has product MPDCRVVNASPLITLAKVGQLGLLEEPGFALIIPDPVAREVLRWPAEDPARKALSAGWGGTPVPVAPDVDIMEWGLGPGESGVLTLARSRQCVAVIDDGAARAAAVALGVRLTGTLGLVLRAARLGRIASAAEILEQLIDVGLRLNNDVVRDALAQVTGESWPRR; this is encoded by the coding sequence ATGCCTGATTGCCGCGTCGTCAACGCCTCTCCGCTGATCACCCTGGCTAAGGTCGGCCAGCTGGGTCTGCTGGAGGAGCCTGGATTTGCGCTAATCATCCCGGACCCGGTGGCGCGGGAGGTGCTTCGCTGGCCCGCGGAGGACCCGGCGCGCAAGGCGCTATCTGCGGGTTGGGGCGGAACGCCCGTCCCCGTCGCGCCGGACGTTGACATCATGGAGTGGGGGCTTGGGCCGGGTGAAAGTGGGGTGCTCACCCTGGCGAGATCTAGGCAGTGCGTCGCGGTCATCGACGACGGGGCGGCGCGTGCTGCGGCTGTCGCGCTCGGGGTGCGTTTGACCGGTACTCTCGGCCTGGTGCTTCGGGCCGCGCGGCTGGGACGGATCGCATCGGCCGCGGAGATCCTGGAGCAATTGATCGATGTCGGCCTGCGGTTGAACAACGATGTGGTTCGGGACGCCTTGGCACAGGTGACCGGCGAGTCGTGGCCGAGACGATGA
- a CDS encoding UPF0175 family protein: protein MIQITVDIPEGSLASLHKDPESFAREMRIAAAIQWYERRELSQERAAELAGLSRLAFVEALGRYGVSPFQVTAVELIREAMDA from the coding sequence ATGATTCAGATCACCGTCGATATCCCCGAGGGCTCGCTCGCGTCCCTGCACAAGGACCCCGAGTCCTTCGCACGCGAGATGCGCATCGCGGCAGCCATTCAGTGGTATGAGCGAAGGGAGCTGAGCCAGGAGCGCGCTGCGGAGCTTGCCGGGCTGTCGCGGCTCGCTTTCGTCGAGGCCTTGGGCCGTTACGGCGTGAGTCCCTTCCAGGTGACTGCGGTCGAGTTGATCCGCGAGGCCATGGATGCCTGA
- a CDS encoding DUF2290 domain-containing protein: MRGASRITLTPKQCRTQLQNLVDALLVSGLAVDRLVPVVLWSRGGFCRVSWPPCAETDGGQFFKDFYTVETYLGWLATRHYSAVLFDGSLLQMTLDFRNGEFAGHRLAYIPCPFFLGEEGAEMLRSEPILDVIEMYRARGEECLRLRTPIRFDFDPSAAGADHPASHVTLNDQAFRIPACGPLSLWQFIEFVFLRFYPAVWAENDFLAETAANPLPRQITAEHEQSMHLNWRGDSGRIAG; encoded by the coding sequence ATGCGGGGCGCTAGTCGGATCACGCTGACGCCCAAGCAATGCCGCACGCAGCTTCAGAACTTGGTCGACGCTCTATTGGTCTCCGGCCTCGCGGTGGATCGGCTTGTTCCCGTTGTTTTGTGGTCTCGGGGTGGTTTCTGCCGCGTCAGTTGGCCGCCGTGTGCTGAAACTGACGGTGGCCAATTTTTTAAGGATTTCTATACGGTCGAGACGTACCTCGGGTGGCTCGCCACCAGGCATTACTCAGCAGTGCTGTTCGATGGCTCACTGTTGCAGATGACCTTGGATTTCAGGAATGGTGAGTTCGCCGGGCATCGGCTTGCATATATCCCATGTCCATTTTTTCTTGGGGAAGAAGGCGCGGAGATGTTGCGTTCTGAGCCCATTCTCGACGTCATCGAAATGTATCGCGCACGGGGCGAGGAATGCCTGCGTCTGCGCACGCCGATCCGCTTCGACTTCGACCCGAGCGCGGCAGGCGCCGACCATCCCGCGTCTCATGTCACGCTCAACGACCAAGCCTTCCGGATACCGGCCTGTGGCCCCCTGAGTCTTTGGCAGTTCATTGAGTTCGTTTTTCTCCGCTTCTATCCCGCGGTCTGGGCGGAAAACGACTTCCTTGCCGAGACCGCCGCGAATCCTCTGCCTCGGCAGATCACCGCTGAGCACGAGCAATCAATGCACCTAAATTGGCGTGGTGATTCGGGGCGTATCGCAGGTTAG